Proteins from a single region of Pseudomonas sp. BSw22131:
- a CDS encoding 3-deoxy-7-phosphoheptulonate synthase has product MADLPIDDLNVASNETLITPDQLKREIPLTAAAQQTVSQGREVIRNILDGKDHRLFIVIGPCSIHDLKAAHEYADRLKALAAEVSDTLYLVMRVYFEKPRTTVGWKGLINDPYLDDSFKIQDGLHIGRQLLLELAEKGLPTATEALDPISPQYLQDLISWSAIGARTTESQTHREMASGLSSAVGFKNGTDGGLTVAINALQSVSSPHRFLGINQEGGVSIVTTKGNAYGHVVLRGGNGKPNYDSVSVALCEQALNKAKIKPNIMVDASHANSNKDPALQPLVMENVANQILEGNESIIGLMVESHLNWGAQSIPKDLADLQYGVSITDACIDWASTEKTLRSMHAKLKDVLPTRKR; this is encoded by the coding sequence ATGGCTGATTTACCGATTGACGACCTCAACGTTGCGTCCAACGAGACACTGATCACTCCGGATCAACTCAAGCGCGAAATCCCCCTTACGGCAGCTGCCCAGCAGACCGTGAGCCAGGGCCGCGAAGTGATCCGCAATATTCTCGACGGCAAGGATCACCGCCTGTTCATCGTGATCGGGCCGTGCTCGATCCACGACCTCAAAGCCGCTCACGAATACGCCGACAGGCTCAAAGCGCTGGCCGCTGAAGTGTCCGACACGCTCTACCTGGTGATGCGCGTGTATTTCGAGAAGCCGCGTACCACGGTTGGCTGGAAAGGTCTGATCAACGACCCGTACCTCGATGACTCCTTCAAGATTCAGGACGGCCTGCACATCGGTCGCCAACTGCTGCTGGAACTGGCTGAAAAAGGCCTGCCAACCGCCACCGAAGCGCTCGACCCGATCTCCCCGCAATACTTGCAGGATCTGATCAGCTGGTCGGCCATCGGCGCGCGCACTACCGAATCCCAGACGCACCGTGAAATGGCGTCCGGCCTGTCGTCGGCAGTCGGCTTCAAGAATGGCACCGACGGCGGCTTGACCGTGGCGATCAATGCGCTGCAGTCCGTGTCCAGCCCGCATCGTTTCCTGGGCATCAATCAGGAAGGCGGCGTGTCCATCGTCACCACCAAAGGCAACGCCTACGGTCACGTTGTGCTGCGCGGCGGCAACGGCAAGCCCAACTATGATTCGGTCAGCGTTGCTCTGTGCGAACAGGCGCTGAACAAGGCGAAGATCAAGCCGAACATCATGGTGGACGCCAGCCATGCCAACTCCAATAAAGACCCGGCCCTGCAACCGCTGGTGATGGAAAACGTCGCCAACCAGATTCTGGAAGGCAACGAGTCGATTATCGGCCTGATGGTCGAGAGCCACCTGAACTGGGGTGCACAATCGATTCCCAAGGACTTGGCCGACCTGCAATACGGTGTCTCCATTACAGATGCCTGCATCGATTGGGCGAGCACCGAAAAAACCCTGCGCAGCATGCACGCCAAACTTAAGGACGTGCTACCAACGCGCAAGCGCTGA
- a CDS encoding YbbN family protein: MDQLQLTDFDVDQQLLSLRGTSLLIFTSVGCASCRWAHEHLVRQTLPLNRLCWIDAEENGGAVERYGVFHLPALFVVRDGEFFGPLRSKLLADDISRDLERALRLAPEELP; the protein is encoded by the coding sequence GTGGACCAACTGCAATTGACCGATTTCGACGTGGACCAGCAACTGTTGTCGTTGCGCGGCACGTCGCTGCTGATTTTCACCAGCGTGGGCTGCGCGAGTTGCCGCTGGGCCCATGAACATCTGGTGCGTCAGACATTACCCCTGAACCGTCTGTGCTGGATTGATGCCGAAGAAAACGGCGGTGCGGTCGAGCGCTACGGTGTGTTTCACCTGCCGGCGCTCTTCGTTGTGCGCGACGGCGAGTTTTTCGGTCCTTTGCGCAGCAAGCTGCTTGCAGACGACATCAGCCGTGACCTTGAGCGGGCACTGCGCCTTGCGCCCGAAGAATTACCTTGA
- a CDS encoding L,D-transpeptidase family protein, which produces MLSRIPAFARCLSLAALCAAGPVSALEFPLPPPGEDIIGQVQTITAKYEDTFADLGTRYDLGYLEMIAANPGVDAWLPGVGTQIVLPTRFILPPGPREGIVINLAEYRLYYYPKGRDVVYTFPLGIGREGWGSPISTTKVTAKTPNPTWTPPASVKAEHAADGDILPNVVPAGPDNPLGPFKFGLGLPGYLIHGSNKKFGIGMRTSHGCFRMYNNNVLEMADMVPVGTPVRIMSEPYKFGVSGGKVYLEAHTPLDESGNPSVVDKHTAVINALLKREDLANNVRINWDEVRDVVAAEDGMPVEIAVPTTPVAPVAPVVLQ; this is translated from the coding sequence ATGTTGTCGCGCATTCCAGCCTTCGCTCGCTGTCTGTCGCTCGCTGCACTGTGTGCGGCTGGCCCTGTTTCCGCTCTGGAGTTCCCGTTGCCGCCACCTGGCGAAGACATCATCGGCCAGGTCCAGACCATCACCGCCAAGTACGAAGACACCTTCGCCGACCTGGGCACCCGTTACGATCTTGGCTACCTGGAGATGATCGCTGCTAACCCCGGCGTCGATGCGTGGCTGCCGGGTGTTGGCACGCAGATCGTGCTGCCGACGCGTTTCATTCTGCCACCCGGCCCGCGTGAAGGTATCGTGATCAACCTCGCCGAGTACCGTTTGTACTACTACCCCAAAGGCCGGGACGTGGTTTACACCTTCCCGCTGGGCATTGGCCGCGAAGGTTGGGGTTCGCCAATATCCACCACCAAAGTCACCGCGAAAACGCCGAACCCGACCTGGACACCGCCCGCGTCGGTAAAAGCCGAGCATGCTGCAGATGGCGATATCTTGCCGAACGTGGTGCCTGCTGGCCCGGACAACCCACTCGGTCCGTTCAAGTTCGGCCTCGGTTTGCCGGGTTACCTGATCCACGGTTCAAACAAAAAATTCGGGATTGGCATGCGTACCAGCCACGGCTGCTTCCGTATGTACAACAACAACGTGCTGGAGATGGCCGACATGGTTCCGGTGGGCACTCCCGTGCGAATCATGAGCGAGCCCTACAAGTTCGGCGTGAGTGGGGGCAAGGTGTATCTGGAGGCGCACACGCCGCTGGATGAAAGCGGCAATCCTTCGGTGGTCGACAAGCACACAGCGGTGATCAACGCGTTGCTCAAGCGTGAAGACCTTGCCAATAACGTGCGGATCAATTGGGATGAGGTGCGTGATGTGGTCGCTGCCGAAGACGGCATGCCGGTAGAGATAGCGGTGCCCACGACACCTGTGGCGCCAGTTGCGCCTGTTGTGCTGCAGTAA
- a CDS encoding Lpp/OprI family alanine-zipper lipoprotein codes for MNNVLKFSALALAAVLATGCSSASKETEARLTATEDAAARSQARADEAYRKADEAMAAAQKAQQTADEANERALRMLDKASRK; via the coding sequence ATGAACAACGTTCTGAAATTCTCTGCTCTGGCTCTGGCCGCAGTTCTGGCCACCGGTTGCAGCAGCGCATCCAAAGAAACCGAAGCTCGTCTGACTGCAACTGAAGACGCAGCCGCTCGTTCGCAAGCCCGTGCTGATGAAGCGTACCGCAAAGCTGATGAAGCTATGGCCGCCGCTCAGAAAGCTCAGCAAACTGCTGACGAAGCCAACGAACGCGCTCTGCGTATGTTGGACAAGGCAAGCCGCAAGTAA
- a CDS encoding putative 2-dehydropantoate 2-reductase codes for MTKDSTKPRIGIIGTGAIGGFYGLMLARAGYDVHFLLRSEFDAVSQNGLRLESKVHGPLTLENVQAYASADDMPPCEWLLVGAKTTSNAELAPAITAAAAPNAKVLLLQNGLDVEEALRPLLPDSLHLLGGLCFICVHRTGPGQIAHEAFGAVNLGYHSGPGYGNNLRQSILEHGATLFRAAGIETSVMENLEQARWQKLVWNIPYNGLSVLLGEGTTALMADADSAELIHEVMNEVVEGAAACGYDLPAGYAERLFNVTRQMPDYQPSMFHDLREKRPLELEAIYAKPLAAALAGGYDMPKIRALHHALSFMDRRNRQAPTPL; via the coding sequence ATGACCAAAGACTCTACCAAACCACGCATCGGCATTATCGGCACAGGTGCCATCGGCGGCTTTTACGGCCTGATGCTGGCGCGTGCGGGCTACGACGTGCATTTCTTGCTTCGCAGCGAATTCGACGCAGTGTCGCAAAACGGCTTGCGCCTGGAGAGCAAGGTCCACGGCCCGTTAACGCTTGAAAACGTGCAGGCGTATGCCTCGGCCGACGACATGCCGCCCTGCGAGTGGTTGCTGGTCGGCGCCAAAACTACCAGCAACGCTGAACTGGCTCCGGCGATTACAGCAGCGGCGGCGCCTAACGCCAAAGTCTTGTTGCTGCAAAACGGCCTGGACGTCGAAGAAGCGTTGCGTCCTTTATTGCCCGACTCCCTGCACCTGCTGGGCGGCCTGTGTTTCATCTGCGTGCATCGCACAGGGCCGGGACAGATTGCGCACGAGGCGTTTGGCGCGGTGAATCTGGGCTATCACAGCGGTCCGGGCTACGGGAATAACCTGCGCCAGTCGATCCTCGAGCACGGTGCCACTTTGTTCCGCGCGGCAGGCATCGAAACGTCGGTGATGGAAAACCTGGAGCAGGCGCGCTGGCAGAAACTGGTCTGGAATATTCCCTACAACGGCCTGTCCGTGTTGCTGGGCGAGGGCACCACGGCGCTCATGGCCGATGCTGACAGCGCCGAGTTGATCCACGAAGTCATGAATGAGGTGGTCGAAGGCGCTGCGGCATGCGGCTACGACTTGCCTGCGGGGTACGCAGAGCGCCTGTTCAATGTCACCCGGCAAATGCCCGATTATCAGCCAAGCATGTTCCATGACTTGCGTGAAAAGCGCCCGCTGGAGCTTGAAGCGATATACGCCAAGCCATTGGCCGCGGCGCTGGCCGGTGGTTATGACATGCCCAAAATCCGCGCACTGCATCACGCGTTGTCATTCATGGACCGGCGCAACCGGCAGGCGCCAACGCCTCTGTAG
- a CDS encoding GNAT family N-acetyltransferase, with translation MSEALSIHHDETGHQFEINIDGHRAYLTYMDLGKETLDIYRTFVPNELRGRGIAAALTEVALDYADSIGYTVIPSCSYVERYMERNQRQAAKI, from the coding sequence ATGAGCGAGGCGTTGTCGATCCACCATGATGAGACTGGTCACCAGTTTGAAATCAATATAGACGGTCATCGTGCCTATCTGACCTACATGGACCTGGGTAAGGAAACCCTGGATATCTATCGTACATTCGTTCCAAACGAGCTACGTGGACGAGGCATCGCGGCGGCGCTGACCGAGGTTGCGCTCGATTACGCCGACAGTATTGGTTATACCGTTATCCCGTCGTGCTCCTATGTGGAGCGTTACATGGAACGTAATCAGCGTCAGGCCGCAAAGATATAA
- a CDS encoding 5'-nucleotidase, translating to MTSGLVTKVPANKLVLAISSRALFDLRESHQIYMAQGVAAYRQYQIDHEDEVLEQGDAFQLVQKLLSLNASLSKARVEVVLVSRNSADTGLRVFNSIQHYGLDISRAAFVGGRSPFPYLAAFGSHLFLSTHAEDVRSALDAGFAAATILSGGARRAASAELRIAFDGDAVLFSDESERVYQSGGLEAFQASEREAARRPLSGGPFKPFLEALNLLQREFPEETCPIRTALVTARSAPAHERVIRTLRDWDIRLDESLFLGGLEKSAFLEAFAADVFFDDQPGHCEKARDVVATGHVPHGISNELKP from the coding sequence ATGACCAGCGGATTAGTGACAAAAGTACCGGCCAACAAGCTGGTGCTGGCGATTTCCTCGCGGGCGCTGTTCGACCTGCGTGAGAGCCATCAGATCTACATGGCGCAGGGCGTGGCGGCCTACCGTCAGTACCAGATCGATCACGAAGACGAAGTACTTGAACAGGGCGACGCGTTTCAACTCGTGCAAAAGCTACTGAGCCTCAATGCCAGTCTGAGCAAGGCGCGGGTCGAAGTGGTGCTGGTTTCTCGCAACAGCGCGGACACCGGCTTGCGTGTGTTCAACTCCATTCAGCACTACGGGCTGGACATTTCTCGCGCCGCATTCGTCGGCGGGCGCAGTCCGTTCCCTTACCTGGCAGCATTTGGCAGCCATCTGTTCCTCTCCACTCACGCAGAAGATGTGCGCAGCGCACTGGATGCCGGTTTTGCGGCCGCGACGATTCTGTCCGGAGGCGCCCGACGCGCTGCAAGCGCCGAATTGCGTATAGCCTTCGATGGCGACGCGGTGCTGTTTTCTGATGAATCCGAGCGCGTCTATCAATCCGGTGGTCTGGAAGCGTTTCAGGCCAGCGAACGTGAGGCCGCACGTCGGCCCCTCAGTGGCGGTCCTTTCAAGCCATTTCTGGAAGCACTCAACCTGTTGCAGCGTGAATTTCCTGAAGAAACCTGCCCGATCCGCACGGCCCTGGTGACGGCGCGTTCGGCACCCGCTCACGAGCGGGTGATTCGCACGCTACGCGACTGGGACATCCGCCTGGATGAGTCGCTGTTTCTGGGCGGGCTGGAAAAATCGGCATTTCTGGAAGCGTTTGCAGCGGACGTTTTTTTCGATGATCAGCCAGGCCATTGTGAGAAGGCCAGGGACGTTGTCGCCACCGGTCACGTGCCCCATGGCATCAGCAACGAACTAAAACCCTGA